From the Osmerus eperlanus chromosome 21, fOsmEpe2.1, whole genome shotgun sequence genome, one window contains:
- the adarb1a gene encoding double-stranded RNA-specific editase 1a isoform X5, whose amino-acid sequence MALFLDSSQSAGAYYCLVRTRFKRRRKKRSERKGAVVKAMTEGRAGLRQPRNQPRFHTMEGDEEESMSSCSTDVKENRNLDNVSSKEGAGEAAQIPNGSAGGGRKRPLEEGNNGHAHSKYRPKKRKKTPGPILPKNALMQLNEIKPGLQYKLLSQTGPVHAPVFVMNVEVNGQQFEGSGPTKKKAKLNAAEKALRSFVQFPNASEAHMAMGRTLTVNTDFTSDQADFPDMLFNGFETSAPPEDSFYLGSNGNGSLNPLGLEYPALLGAPSSNGLAQSPLPVPSAFTCPSSGKNPVMILNELRPGLKYDFVSESGESHAKNFVMSVTVDTQNFQGSGRNKKLAKARAAQAALSALFNMQLDQTPSRQPIPREGLQLHLPQVLADAVSRLVVDKFSELTENFTSPHARRKVLAGVVMTTGTDVKEAQVICVSTGTKCINGEYMSDRGLALNDCHAEIIARRSLIRYLYTQLEHFLSSSREEHQKSIFARCDKHGFRLKENVQFHLYISTSPCGDARIFSPHEAGVEDQGDRHPNRKARGQLRTKIESGEGTIPVRSSNTIQTWDGVLQGERLLTMSCSDKISRWNVVGIQGSLMSFFTEPIYFSSIILGSLYHADHLSRAMYQRIADIEDLPLPFSLNRPLLSGISNAEARQPGKAPNFSVNWTVGDQALEVINATTGKDDLGRPSRLCNSQIP is encoded by the exons GTCGAGCTGGCTTGCGGCAGCCCCGTAACCAGCCCAGGTTCCACACCATGGagggggacgaggaggagagcatGA GTTCATGCAGCACTGATGTTAAGGAAAATCGCAACCTGGACAACGTGTCCTCCAAAGagggggcaggtgaggcagcACAGATCCCCAATGGGAGTGCTGGGGGAGGCAGGAAACGGCCCCTAGAGGAGGGCAATAATGGGCATGCTCACTCCAAGTACAGGCCCAAGAAGCGTAAGAAAACGCCAGGGCCCATTCTCCCCAAGAATGCCCTGATGCAGCTGAATGAGATCAAGCCGGGCTTGCAGTACAAGCTGCTGTCCCAGACGGGGCCCGTTCACGCGCCCGTCTTTGTCATGAATGTGGAGGTCAACGGGCAGCAGTTCGAGGGCTCTGGACCCACCAAGAAGAAGGCCAAGCTGAACGCTGCGGAGAAAGCCCTGCGCTCCTTCGTCCAGTTCCCCAACGCCTCGGAGGCGCACATGGCCATGGGGCGGACTCTCACGGTGAACACAGACTTCACCTCCGACCAGGCCGACTTCCCAGACATGCTGTTCAATGGGTTTGAGACGTCGGCCCCGCCGGAGGACTCCTTCTACCTGGGCTCCAATGGCAACGGGTCCCTGAACCCCCTGGGACTGGAGTACCCTGCCCTGCTAGGCGCCCCCAGCTCCAACGGCCTGGCCCAGTCCCCGCTCCCCGTCCCCTCGGCCTTCACCTGCCCCTCTAGCGGCAAGAACCCAGTCATGATCCTCAACGAGCTACGCCCGGGCCTCAAGTACGACTTTGTGTCTGAGAGCGGGGAGAGTCACGCCAAGAACTTTGTCATGTCCGTGACGGTAGACACGCAGAACTTCCAAGGTTCGGGCCGCAATAAGAAGCTTGCCAAGGCGCGAGCCGCCCAGgccgctctctctgctctctttaaCATGCAGCTGGACCAGACGCCGTCCCGCCAGCCCATCCCCCGAGAGGGCCTCCAGCTGCACCTGCCGCAG GTCCTGGCAGACGCCGTCTCCCGTCTGGTGGTTGACAAGTTCAGCGAGCTGACGGAGAACTTCACGTCTCCGCATGCTCGGCGGAAAGTCCTGGCCGGTGTCGTTATGACAACAG GCACTGACGTCAAGGAAGCCCAGGTGATCTGTGTCTCCACGGGGACCAAGTGTATAAACGGCGAGTACATGAGCGACCGCGGCCTGGCGCTCAACGATTGCCACGCTGAGATCATCGCTCGCCGCTCTCTCATTAGGTACCTGTACACACAGCTGGAGCACTTCCTCAG TagcagcagagaggagcacCAGAAGTCCATCTTTGCCAGATGTGACAAACATGGCTTCCGGCTGAAGGAGAATGTCCAGTTCCACCTCTACATCAGCACGTCACCATGTGGAGACGCCCGCATCTTCTCACCCCACGAGGCAGGAGTGGAGG ATCAAGGAGACCGACACCCCAACAGGAAAGCTCGCGGTCAACTGCGGACCAAGATCGAGTCTGGGGAGGGCACCATCCCCGTGAGATCCAGCAACACCATCCAGACCTGGGACGGGGTTCTGCAGGGCGAGCGGCTGCTCACCATGTCCTGTAGCGACAAGATATCCAG GTGGAACGTGGTTGGCATCCAGGGCTCCCTGATGAGCTTCTTCACAGAGCCCATCTACTTCTCCAGCATCATCCTGGGCAGTCTGTACCACGCCGACCACTTGTCCCGTGCCATGTACCAGAGGATTGCCGACATTGAGGACCTCCCACTGCCTTTCAGCCTGAACCGTCCACTCCTCAGTG GCATAAGCAACGCAGAAGCTCGACAGCCAGGGAAAGCCCCGAATTTCAGTGTGAACTGGACTGTGGGGGACCAGGCCCTGGAGGTGATCAACGCCACCACTGGGAAGGATGATCTGGGACGACCATCCAGGCTGTGCAA CTCTCAAATACCCTGA
- the adarb1a gene encoding double-stranded RNA-specific editase 1a isoform X2, giving the protein MALFLDSSQSAGAYYCLVRTRFKRRRKKRSERKGAVVKAMTEGRAGLRQPRNQPRFHTMEGDEEESMSSCSTDVKENRNLDNVSSKEGAGEAAQIPNGSAGGGRKRPLEEGNNGHAHSKYRPKKRKKTPGPILPKNALMQLNEIKPGLQYKLLSQTGPVHAPVFVMNVEVNGQQFEGSGPTKKKAKLNAAEKALRSFVQFPNASEAHMAMGRTLTVNTDFTSDQADFPDMLFNGFETSAPPEDSFYLGSNGNGSLNPLGLEYPALLGAPSSNGLAQSPLPVPSAFTCPSSGKNPVMILNELRPGLKYDFVSESGESHAKNFVMSVTVDTQNFQGSGRNKKLAKARAAQAALSALFNMQLDQTPSRQPIPREGLQLHLPQVLADAVSRLVVDKFSELTENFTSPHARRKVLAGVVMTTGTDVKEAQVICVSTGTKCINGEYMSDRGLALNDCHAEIIARRSLIRYLYTQLEHFLSSREEHQKSIFARCDKHGFRLKENVQFHLYISTSPCGDARIFSPHEAGVEDQGDRHPNRKARGQLRTKIESGEGTIPVRSSNTIQTWDGVLQGERLLTMSCSDKISRWNVVGIQGSLMSFFTEPIYFSSIILGSLYHADHLSRAMYQRIADIEDLPLPFSLNRPLLSGISNAEARQPGKAPNFSVNWTVGDQALEVINATTGKDDLGRPSRLCKYALFNRWVRLHCKLSNTLRIKMAKPGSYHEAKQAALEYHAAKQALIKAFHKAGLGAWVKKPIEQDQFSPE; this is encoded by the exons GTCGAGCTGGCTTGCGGCAGCCCCGTAACCAGCCCAGGTTCCACACCATGGagggggacgaggaggagagcatGA GTTCATGCAGCACTGATGTTAAGGAAAATCGCAACCTGGACAACGTGTCCTCCAAAGagggggcaggtgaggcagcACAGATCCCCAATGGGAGTGCTGGGGGAGGCAGGAAACGGCCCCTAGAGGAGGGCAATAATGGGCATGCTCACTCCAAGTACAGGCCCAAGAAGCGTAAGAAAACGCCAGGGCCCATTCTCCCCAAGAATGCCCTGATGCAGCTGAATGAGATCAAGCCGGGCTTGCAGTACAAGCTGCTGTCCCAGACGGGGCCCGTTCACGCGCCCGTCTTTGTCATGAATGTGGAGGTCAACGGGCAGCAGTTCGAGGGCTCTGGACCCACCAAGAAGAAGGCCAAGCTGAACGCTGCGGAGAAAGCCCTGCGCTCCTTCGTCCAGTTCCCCAACGCCTCGGAGGCGCACATGGCCATGGGGCGGACTCTCACGGTGAACACAGACTTCACCTCCGACCAGGCCGACTTCCCAGACATGCTGTTCAATGGGTTTGAGACGTCGGCCCCGCCGGAGGACTCCTTCTACCTGGGCTCCAATGGCAACGGGTCCCTGAACCCCCTGGGACTGGAGTACCCTGCCCTGCTAGGCGCCCCCAGCTCCAACGGCCTGGCCCAGTCCCCGCTCCCCGTCCCCTCGGCCTTCACCTGCCCCTCTAGCGGCAAGAACCCAGTCATGATCCTCAACGAGCTACGCCCGGGCCTCAAGTACGACTTTGTGTCTGAGAGCGGGGAGAGTCACGCCAAGAACTTTGTCATGTCCGTGACGGTAGACACGCAGAACTTCCAAGGTTCGGGCCGCAATAAGAAGCTTGCCAAGGCGCGAGCCGCCCAGgccgctctctctgctctctttaaCATGCAGCTGGACCAGACGCCGTCCCGCCAGCCCATCCCCCGAGAGGGCCTCCAGCTGCACCTGCCGCAG GTCCTGGCAGACGCCGTCTCCCGTCTGGTGGTTGACAAGTTCAGCGAGCTGACGGAGAACTTCACGTCTCCGCATGCTCGGCGGAAAGTCCTGGCCGGTGTCGTTATGACAACAG GCACTGACGTCAAGGAAGCCCAGGTGATCTGTGTCTCCACGGGGACCAAGTGTATAAACGGCGAGTACATGAGCGACCGCGGCCTGGCGCTCAACGATTGCCACGCTGAGATCATCGCTCGCCGCTCTCTCATTAGGTACCTGTACACACAGCTGGAGCACTTCCTCAG cagcagagaggagcacCAGAAGTCCATCTTTGCCAGATGTGACAAACATGGCTTCCGGCTGAAGGAGAATGTCCAGTTCCACCTCTACATCAGCACGTCACCATGTGGAGACGCCCGCATCTTCTCACCCCACGAGGCAGGAGTGGAGG ATCAAGGAGACCGACACCCCAACAGGAAAGCTCGCGGTCAACTGCGGACCAAGATCGAGTCTGGGGAGGGCACCATCCCCGTGAGATCCAGCAACACCATCCAGACCTGGGACGGGGTTCTGCAGGGCGAGCGGCTGCTCACCATGTCCTGTAGCGACAAGATATCCAG GTGGAACGTGGTTGGCATCCAGGGCTCCCTGATGAGCTTCTTCACAGAGCCCATCTACTTCTCCAGCATCATCCTGGGCAGTCTGTACCACGCCGACCACTTGTCCCGTGCCATGTACCAGAGGATTGCCGACATTGAGGACCTCCCACTGCCTTTCAGCCTGAACCGTCCACTCCTCAGTG GCATAAGCAACGCAGAAGCTCGACAGCCAGGGAAAGCCCCGAATTTCAGTGTGAACTGGACTGTGGGGGACCAGGCCCTGGAGGTGATCAACGCCACCACTGGGAAGGATGATCTGGGACGACCATCCAGGCTGTGCAAGTACGCCTTGTTCAACCGCTGGGTCCGCCTTCACTGCAAG CTCTCAAATACCCTGAGAATTAAAATGGCCAAACCAGGGTCTTACCACGAAGCCAAACAAGCTGCATTGGAGTACCACGCTGCCAAGCAAGCTCTCATCAAGGCCTTCCACAAAGCAGGACTGGGTGCCTGGGTGAAAAAGCCCATCGAACAGGATCAGTTCTCTCCTGAGTAG
- the adarb1a gene encoding double-stranded RNA-specific editase 1a isoform X3, whose amino-acid sequence MTEGRAGLRQPRNQPRFHTMEGDEEESMSSCSTDVKENRNLDNVSSKEGAGEAAQIPNGSAGGGRKRPLEEGNNGHAHSKYRPKKRKKTPGPILPKNALMQLNEIKPGLQYKLLSQTGPVHAPVFVMNVEVNGQQFEGSGPTKKKAKLNAAEKALRSFVQFPNASEAHMAMGRTLTVNTDFTSDQADFPDMLFNGFETSAPPEDSFYLGSNGNGSLNPLGLEYPALLGAPSSNGLAQSPLPVPSAFTCPSSGKNPVMILNELRPGLKYDFVSESGESHAKNFVMSVTVDTQNFQGSGRNKKLAKARAAQAALSALFNMQLDQTPSRQPIPREGLQLHLPQVLADAVSRLVVDKFSELTENFTSPHARRKVLAGVVMTTGTDVKEAQVICVSTGTKCINGEYMSDRGLALNDCHAEIIARRSLIRYLYTQLEHFLSSSREEHQKSIFARCDKHGFRLKENVQFHLYISTSPCGDARIFSPHEAGVEDQGDRHPNRKARGQLRTKIESGEGTIPVRSSNTIQTWDGVLQGERLLTMSCSDKISRWNVVGIQGSLMSFFTEPIYFSSIILGSLYHADHLSRAMYQRIADIEDLPLPFSLNRPLLSGISNAEARQPGKAPNFSVNWTVGDQALEVINATTGKDDLGRPSRLCKYALFNRWVRLHCKLSNTLRIKMAKPGSYHEAKQAALEYHAAKQALIKAFHKAGLGAWVKKPIEQDQFSPE is encoded by the exons GTCGAGCTGGCTTGCGGCAGCCCCGTAACCAGCCCAGGTTCCACACCATGGagggggacgaggaggagagcatGA GTTCATGCAGCACTGATGTTAAGGAAAATCGCAACCTGGACAACGTGTCCTCCAAAGagggggcaggtgaggcagcACAGATCCCCAATGGGAGTGCTGGGGGAGGCAGGAAACGGCCCCTAGAGGAGGGCAATAATGGGCATGCTCACTCCAAGTACAGGCCCAAGAAGCGTAAGAAAACGCCAGGGCCCATTCTCCCCAAGAATGCCCTGATGCAGCTGAATGAGATCAAGCCGGGCTTGCAGTACAAGCTGCTGTCCCAGACGGGGCCCGTTCACGCGCCCGTCTTTGTCATGAATGTGGAGGTCAACGGGCAGCAGTTCGAGGGCTCTGGACCCACCAAGAAGAAGGCCAAGCTGAACGCTGCGGAGAAAGCCCTGCGCTCCTTCGTCCAGTTCCCCAACGCCTCGGAGGCGCACATGGCCATGGGGCGGACTCTCACGGTGAACACAGACTTCACCTCCGACCAGGCCGACTTCCCAGACATGCTGTTCAATGGGTTTGAGACGTCGGCCCCGCCGGAGGACTCCTTCTACCTGGGCTCCAATGGCAACGGGTCCCTGAACCCCCTGGGACTGGAGTACCCTGCCCTGCTAGGCGCCCCCAGCTCCAACGGCCTGGCCCAGTCCCCGCTCCCCGTCCCCTCGGCCTTCACCTGCCCCTCTAGCGGCAAGAACCCAGTCATGATCCTCAACGAGCTACGCCCGGGCCTCAAGTACGACTTTGTGTCTGAGAGCGGGGAGAGTCACGCCAAGAACTTTGTCATGTCCGTGACGGTAGACACGCAGAACTTCCAAGGTTCGGGCCGCAATAAGAAGCTTGCCAAGGCGCGAGCCGCCCAGgccgctctctctgctctctttaaCATGCAGCTGGACCAGACGCCGTCCCGCCAGCCCATCCCCCGAGAGGGCCTCCAGCTGCACCTGCCGCAG GTCCTGGCAGACGCCGTCTCCCGTCTGGTGGTTGACAAGTTCAGCGAGCTGACGGAGAACTTCACGTCTCCGCATGCTCGGCGGAAAGTCCTGGCCGGTGTCGTTATGACAACAG GCACTGACGTCAAGGAAGCCCAGGTGATCTGTGTCTCCACGGGGACCAAGTGTATAAACGGCGAGTACATGAGCGACCGCGGCCTGGCGCTCAACGATTGCCACGCTGAGATCATCGCTCGCCGCTCTCTCATTAGGTACCTGTACACACAGCTGGAGCACTTCCTCAG TagcagcagagaggagcacCAGAAGTCCATCTTTGCCAGATGTGACAAACATGGCTTCCGGCTGAAGGAGAATGTCCAGTTCCACCTCTACATCAGCACGTCACCATGTGGAGACGCCCGCATCTTCTCACCCCACGAGGCAGGAGTGGAGG ATCAAGGAGACCGACACCCCAACAGGAAAGCTCGCGGTCAACTGCGGACCAAGATCGAGTCTGGGGAGGGCACCATCCCCGTGAGATCCAGCAACACCATCCAGACCTGGGACGGGGTTCTGCAGGGCGAGCGGCTGCTCACCATGTCCTGTAGCGACAAGATATCCAG GTGGAACGTGGTTGGCATCCAGGGCTCCCTGATGAGCTTCTTCACAGAGCCCATCTACTTCTCCAGCATCATCCTGGGCAGTCTGTACCACGCCGACCACTTGTCCCGTGCCATGTACCAGAGGATTGCCGACATTGAGGACCTCCCACTGCCTTTCAGCCTGAACCGTCCACTCCTCAGTG GCATAAGCAACGCAGAAGCTCGACAGCCAGGGAAAGCCCCGAATTTCAGTGTGAACTGGACTGTGGGGGACCAGGCCCTGGAGGTGATCAACGCCACCACTGGGAAGGATGATCTGGGACGACCATCCAGGCTGTGCAAGTACGCCTTGTTCAACCGCTGGGTCCGCCTTCACTGCAAG CTCTCAAATACCCTGAGAATTAAAATGGCCAAACCAGGGTCTTACCACGAAGCCAAACAAGCTGCATTGGAGTACCACGCTGCCAAGCAAGCTCTCATCAAGGCCTTCCACAAAGCAGGACTGGGTGCCTGGGTGAAAAAGCCCATCGAACAGGATCAGTTCTCTCCTGAGTAG
- the adarb1a gene encoding double-stranded RNA-specific editase 1a isoform X1: MALFLDSSQSAGAYYCLVRTRFKRRRKKRSERKGAVVKAMTEGRAGLRQPRNQPRFHTMEGDEEESMSSCSTDVKENRNLDNVSSKEGAGEAAQIPNGSAGGGRKRPLEEGNNGHAHSKYRPKKRKKTPGPILPKNALMQLNEIKPGLQYKLLSQTGPVHAPVFVMNVEVNGQQFEGSGPTKKKAKLNAAEKALRSFVQFPNASEAHMAMGRTLTVNTDFTSDQADFPDMLFNGFETSAPPEDSFYLGSNGNGSLNPLGLEYPALLGAPSSNGLAQSPLPVPSAFTCPSSGKNPVMILNELRPGLKYDFVSESGESHAKNFVMSVTVDTQNFQGSGRNKKLAKARAAQAALSALFNMQLDQTPSRQPIPREGLQLHLPQVLADAVSRLVVDKFSELTENFTSPHARRKVLAGVVMTTGTDVKEAQVICVSTGTKCINGEYMSDRGLALNDCHAEIIARRSLIRYLYTQLEHFLSSSREEHQKSIFARCDKHGFRLKENVQFHLYISTSPCGDARIFSPHEAGVEDQGDRHPNRKARGQLRTKIESGEGTIPVRSSNTIQTWDGVLQGERLLTMSCSDKISRWNVVGIQGSLMSFFTEPIYFSSIILGSLYHADHLSRAMYQRIADIEDLPLPFSLNRPLLSGISNAEARQPGKAPNFSVNWTVGDQALEVINATTGKDDLGRPSRLCKYALFNRWVRLHCKLSNTLRIKMAKPGSYHEAKQAALEYHAAKQALIKAFHKAGLGAWVKKPIEQDQFSPE; this comes from the exons GTCGAGCTGGCTTGCGGCAGCCCCGTAACCAGCCCAGGTTCCACACCATGGagggggacgaggaggagagcatGA GTTCATGCAGCACTGATGTTAAGGAAAATCGCAACCTGGACAACGTGTCCTCCAAAGagggggcaggtgaggcagcACAGATCCCCAATGGGAGTGCTGGGGGAGGCAGGAAACGGCCCCTAGAGGAGGGCAATAATGGGCATGCTCACTCCAAGTACAGGCCCAAGAAGCGTAAGAAAACGCCAGGGCCCATTCTCCCCAAGAATGCCCTGATGCAGCTGAATGAGATCAAGCCGGGCTTGCAGTACAAGCTGCTGTCCCAGACGGGGCCCGTTCACGCGCCCGTCTTTGTCATGAATGTGGAGGTCAACGGGCAGCAGTTCGAGGGCTCTGGACCCACCAAGAAGAAGGCCAAGCTGAACGCTGCGGAGAAAGCCCTGCGCTCCTTCGTCCAGTTCCCCAACGCCTCGGAGGCGCACATGGCCATGGGGCGGACTCTCACGGTGAACACAGACTTCACCTCCGACCAGGCCGACTTCCCAGACATGCTGTTCAATGGGTTTGAGACGTCGGCCCCGCCGGAGGACTCCTTCTACCTGGGCTCCAATGGCAACGGGTCCCTGAACCCCCTGGGACTGGAGTACCCTGCCCTGCTAGGCGCCCCCAGCTCCAACGGCCTGGCCCAGTCCCCGCTCCCCGTCCCCTCGGCCTTCACCTGCCCCTCTAGCGGCAAGAACCCAGTCATGATCCTCAACGAGCTACGCCCGGGCCTCAAGTACGACTTTGTGTCTGAGAGCGGGGAGAGTCACGCCAAGAACTTTGTCATGTCCGTGACGGTAGACACGCAGAACTTCCAAGGTTCGGGCCGCAATAAGAAGCTTGCCAAGGCGCGAGCCGCCCAGgccgctctctctgctctctttaaCATGCAGCTGGACCAGACGCCGTCCCGCCAGCCCATCCCCCGAGAGGGCCTCCAGCTGCACCTGCCGCAG GTCCTGGCAGACGCCGTCTCCCGTCTGGTGGTTGACAAGTTCAGCGAGCTGACGGAGAACTTCACGTCTCCGCATGCTCGGCGGAAAGTCCTGGCCGGTGTCGTTATGACAACAG GCACTGACGTCAAGGAAGCCCAGGTGATCTGTGTCTCCACGGGGACCAAGTGTATAAACGGCGAGTACATGAGCGACCGCGGCCTGGCGCTCAACGATTGCCACGCTGAGATCATCGCTCGCCGCTCTCTCATTAGGTACCTGTACACACAGCTGGAGCACTTCCTCAG TagcagcagagaggagcacCAGAAGTCCATCTTTGCCAGATGTGACAAACATGGCTTCCGGCTGAAGGAGAATGTCCAGTTCCACCTCTACATCAGCACGTCACCATGTGGAGACGCCCGCATCTTCTCACCCCACGAGGCAGGAGTGGAGG ATCAAGGAGACCGACACCCCAACAGGAAAGCTCGCGGTCAACTGCGGACCAAGATCGAGTCTGGGGAGGGCACCATCCCCGTGAGATCCAGCAACACCATCCAGACCTGGGACGGGGTTCTGCAGGGCGAGCGGCTGCTCACCATGTCCTGTAGCGACAAGATATCCAG GTGGAACGTGGTTGGCATCCAGGGCTCCCTGATGAGCTTCTTCACAGAGCCCATCTACTTCTCCAGCATCATCCTGGGCAGTCTGTACCACGCCGACCACTTGTCCCGTGCCATGTACCAGAGGATTGCCGACATTGAGGACCTCCCACTGCCTTTCAGCCTGAACCGTCCACTCCTCAGTG GCATAAGCAACGCAGAAGCTCGACAGCCAGGGAAAGCCCCGAATTTCAGTGTGAACTGGACTGTGGGGGACCAGGCCCTGGAGGTGATCAACGCCACCACTGGGAAGGATGATCTGGGACGACCATCCAGGCTGTGCAAGTACGCCTTGTTCAACCGCTGGGTCCGCCTTCACTGCAAG CTCTCAAATACCCTGAGAATTAAAATGGCCAAACCAGGGTCTTACCACGAAGCCAAACAAGCTGCATTGGAGTACCACGCTGCCAAGCAAGCTCTCATCAAGGCCTTCCACAAAGCAGGACTGGGTGCCTGGGTGAAAAAGCCCATCGAACAGGATCAGTTCTCTCCTGAGTAG
- the adarb1a gene encoding double-stranded RNA-specific editase 1a isoform X4, with the protein MEGDEEESMSSCSTDVKENRNLDNVSSKEGAGEAAQIPNGSAGGGRKRPLEEGNNGHAHSKYRPKKRKKTPGPILPKNALMQLNEIKPGLQYKLLSQTGPVHAPVFVMNVEVNGQQFEGSGPTKKKAKLNAAEKALRSFVQFPNASEAHMAMGRTLTVNTDFTSDQADFPDMLFNGFETSAPPEDSFYLGSNGNGSLNPLGLEYPALLGAPSSNGLAQSPLPVPSAFTCPSSGKNPVMILNELRPGLKYDFVSESGESHAKNFVMSVTVDTQNFQGSGRNKKLAKARAAQAALSALFNMQLDQTPSRQPIPREGLQLHLPQVLADAVSRLVVDKFSELTENFTSPHARRKVLAGVVMTTGTDVKEAQVICVSTGTKCINGEYMSDRGLALNDCHAEIIARRSLIRYLYTQLEHFLSSSREEHQKSIFARCDKHGFRLKENVQFHLYISTSPCGDARIFSPHEAGVEDQGDRHPNRKARGQLRTKIESGEGTIPVRSSNTIQTWDGVLQGERLLTMSCSDKISRWNVVGIQGSLMSFFTEPIYFSSIILGSLYHADHLSRAMYQRIADIEDLPLPFSLNRPLLSGISNAEARQPGKAPNFSVNWTVGDQALEVINATTGKDDLGRPSRLCKYALFNRWVRLHCKLSNTLRIKMAKPGSYHEAKQAALEYHAAKQALIKAFHKAGLGAWVKKPIEQDQFSPE; encoded by the exons ATGGagggggacgaggaggagagcatGA GTTCATGCAGCACTGATGTTAAGGAAAATCGCAACCTGGACAACGTGTCCTCCAAAGagggggcaggtgaggcagcACAGATCCCCAATGGGAGTGCTGGGGGAGGCAGGAAACGGCCCCTAGAGGAGGGCAATAATGGGCATGCTCACTCCAAGTACAGGCCCAAGAAGCGTAAGAAAACGCCAGGGCCCATTCTCCCCAAGAATGCCCTGATGCAGCTGAATGAGATCAAGCCGGGCTTGCAGTACAAGCTGCTGTCCCAGACGGGGCCCGTTCACGCGCCCGTCTTTGTCATGAATGTGGAGGTCAACGGGCAGCAGTTCGAGGGCTCTGGACCCACCAAGAAGAAGGCCAAGCTGAACGCTGCGGAGAAAGCCCTGCGCTCCTTCGTCCAGTTCCCCAACGCCTCGGAGGCGCACATGGCCATGGGGCGGACTCTCACGGTGAACACAGACTTCACCTCCGACCAGGCCGACTTCCCAGACATGCTGTTCAATGGGTTTGAGACGTCGGCCCCGCCGGAGGACTCCTTCTACCTGGGCTCCAATGGCAACGGGTCCCTGAACCCCCTGGGACTGGAGTACCCTGCCCTGCTAGGCGCCCCCAGCTCCAACGGCCTGGCCCAGTCCCCGCTCCCCGTCCCCTCGGCCTTCACCTGCCCCTCTAGCGGCAAGAACCCAGTCATGATCCTCAACGAGCTACGCCCGGGCCTCAAGTACGACTTTGTGTCTGAGAGCGGGGAGAGTCACGCCAAGAACTTTGTCATGTCCGTGACGGTAGACACGCAGAACTTCCAAGGTTCGGGCCGCAATAAGAAGCTTGCCAAGGCGCGAGCCGCCCAGgccgctctctctgctctctttaaCATGCAGCTGGACCAGACGCCGTCCCGCCAGCCCATCCCCCGAGAGGGCCTCCAGCTGCACCTGCCGCAG GTCCTGGCAGACGCCGTCTCCCGTCTGGTGGTTGACAAGTTCAGCGAGCTGACGGAGAACTTCACGTCTCCGCATGCTCGGCGGAAAGTCCTGGCCGGTGTCGTTATGACAACAG GCACTGACGTCAAGGAAGCCCAGGTGATCTGTGTCTCCACGGGGACCAAGTGTATAAACGGCGAGTACATGAGCGACCGCGGCCTGGCGCTCAACGATTGCCACGCTGAGATCATCGCTCGCCGCTCTCTCATTAGGTACCTGTACACACAGCTGGAGCACTTCCTCAG TagcagcagagaggagcacCAGAAGTCCATCTTTGCCAGATGTGACAAACATGGCTTCCGGCTGAAGGAGAATGTCCAGTTCCACCTCTACATCAGCACGTCACCATGTGGAGACGCCCGCATCTTCTCACCCCACGAGGCAGGAGTGGAGG ATCAAGGAGACCGACACCCCAACAGGAAAGCTCGCGGTCAACTGCGGACCAAGATCGAGTCTGGGGAGGGCACCATCCCCGTGAGATCCAGCAACACCATCCAGACCTGGGACGGGGTTCTGCAGGGCGAGCGGCTGCTCACCATGTCCTGTAGCGACAAGATATCCAG GTGGAACGTGGTTGGCATCCAGGGCTCCCTGATGAGCTTCTTCACAGAGCCCATCTACTTCTCCAGCATCATCCTGGGCAGTCTGTACCACGCCGACCACTTGTCCCGTGCCATGTACCAGAGGATTGCCGACATTGAGGACCTCCCACTGCCTTTCAGCCTGAACCGTCCACTCCTCAGTG GCATAAGCAACGCAGAAGCTCGACAGCCAGGGAAAGCCCCGAATTTCAGTGTGAACTGGACTGTGGGGGACCAGGCCCTGGAGGTGATCAACGCCACCACTGGGAAGGATGATCTGGGACGACCATCCAGGCTGTGCAAGTACGCCTTGTTCAACCGCTGGGTCCGCCTTCACTGCAAG CTCTCAAATACCCTGAGAATTAAAATGGCCAAACCAGGGTCTTACCACGAAGCCAAACAAGCTGCATTGGAGTACCACGCTGCCAAGCAAGCTCTCATCAAGGCCTTCCACAAAGCAGGACTGGGTGCCTGGGTGAAAAAGCCCATCGAACAGGATCAGTTCTCTCCTGAGTAG